From Enhydrobacter sp., the proteins below share one genomic window:
- the ureG gene encoding urease accessory protein UreG, with protein sequence MELRGPLRVGVGGPVGSGKTALVERLCKRMRDAYDIAVVTNDIYTKEDAEFLTRAGALAPERIVGVETGGCPHTAIREDASINLAAVSDIVRQWPELEIVFVESGGDNLAATFSPELADLTIYVIDVAAGEKIPRKGGPGITRSDLLVINKIDLAPLVGANLDVMDRDARRMRGQRPFLFSNLKENKGVDDIAAFIVRQGGLPAR encoded by the coding sequence ATGGAATTGCGAGGTCCCCTGCGCGTCGGCGTCGGCGGTCCGGTCGGATCGGGCAAGACCGCTCTGGTCGAGCGGCTGTGCAAGCGGATGCGCGACGCCTACGACATCGCCGTCGTCACCAACGACATCTATACGAAGGAGGATGCCGAGTTCCTGACGCGCGCCGGGGCGCTTGCGCCGGAGCGCATCGTCGGCGTCGAGACCGGCGGCTGCCCGCACACGGCGATCCGCGAAGACGCCTCGATCAACCTCGCCGCGGTCTCCGATATCGTCCGCCAGTGGCCCGAACTCGAGATCGTGTTCGTCGAGTCAGGCGGCGACAACCTTGCGGCTACCTTCTCGCCCGAGCTCGCCGATCTCACGATCTACGTCATCGACGTGGCCGCCGGCGAGAAAATCCCGCGCAAGGGCGGGCCCGGAATCACGCGGTCCGATCTGCTGGTCATCAACAAAATCGACCTGGCGCCGCTGGTCGGCGCCAATCTTGACGTGATGGACCGTGACGCGCGAAGAATGCGCGGACAGCGGCCGTTCCTGTTCTCCAATCTCAAGGAGAACAAGGGCGTCGATGACATCGCCGCTTTCATCGTCCGGCAGGGGGGCCTTCCGGCACGGTAG
- a CDS encoding DUF3995 domain-containing protein: MIALALLLSAMLLAIAALHVYWGRGGLWPASSEAELARTVVGTGQSRMPSAWACHAVAVLLVVVAAWPWLILAWPEDPIVLTGRIVIAAVFFMRGLAAYSPRWRRSFPAEPFATRDRRLYAPICMVLATGFVALLEREY, encoded by the coding sequence GTGATCGCGCTCGCCCTGTTGCTGTCGGCCATGCTGCTCGCCATCGCGGCGCTCCATGTCTACTGGGGGCGAGGCGGCCTGTGGCCGGCGTCGAGCGAGGCCGAACTCGCCCGGACCGTCGTCGGCACGGGGCAGAGCCGCATGCCGTCGGCCTGGGCGTGCCATGCGGTTGCCGTCCTCCTCGTGGTCGTCGCCGCCTGGCCGTGGTTGATCCTGGCCTGGCCGGAGGATCCGATCGTGCTGACCGGCCGCATCGTCATCGCCGCGGTCTTTTTCATGCGCGGCCTGGCCGCCTACAGTCCGCGCTGGCGTCGCTCCTTCCCGGCCGAGCCCTTCGCCACGCGCGACAGGCGTCTCTACGCGCCGATCTGCATGGTGCTGGCGACGGGTTTCGTGGCGCTCTTGGAACGGGAGTATTGA
- the urtE gene encoding urea ABC transporter ATP-binding subunit UrtE, translating into MLVVRNVDLYYGAAQALRSVSLGASIGKVTCLLGRNGVGKTSLLRAICGLQPIASGSIALDGQDMSRLPAYERARRGVALVPQGREIFPLLTVKENLETGFAPLPRDQKKVPDEVFELFPVLQSMLRRRGGDLSGGQQQQLAIGRALTMRPKLLVLDEPTEGIQPSVIKDIGRAITFLRQRGDMAILLVEQYLDFAHELADEFAVMDRGEIVMSGTRETFDGEAVRRHMTV; encoded by the coding sequence ATGCTCGTGGTCCGGAACGTCGATCTCTACTATGGCGCCGCGCAGGCGTTGCGCTCGGTCTCGCTCGGCGCCTCGATCGGCAAGGTGACGTGCCTGCTCGGCCGCAACGGCGTCGGCAAAACCAGCCTGCTGCGCGCGATCTGCGGCCTGCAGCCGATCGCCTCGGGTTCGATTGCGCTCGACGGGCAGGACATGTCGAGGCTGCCGGCCTACGAACGCGCCCGGCGCGGCGTCGCGCTGGTGCCGCAGGGCCGCGAGATCTTCCCGCTGCTGACGGTGAAGGAAAACCTCGAGACCGGCTTCGCGCCCTTGCCGCGCGATCAGAAGAAGGTGCCGGACGAGGTGTTCGAGCTCTTTCCGGTGCTGCAGTCGATGCTCAGGCGTCGTGGCGGCGACCTGTCGGGCGGCCAGCAACAGCAGCTCGCGATCGGCCGCGCCCTCACCATGCGGCCCAAGCTCCTGGTGCTCGACGAGCCGACGGAGGGCATCCAGCCCTCGGTGATCAAGGATATCGGCCGCGCCATCACCTTCCTGCGCCAGCGCGGCGACATGGCGATACTGCTGGTCGAGCAGTATCTCGACTTCGCCCACGAACTCGCCGACGAGTTCGCCGTCATGGATCGCGGCGAGATCGTGATGTCGGGAACGCGCGAGACCTTCGATGGCGAGGCTGTGCGCCGCCACATGACGGTTTGA
- the urtD gene encoding urea ABC transporter ATP-binding protein UrtD: MTAKSTSALLYLSGVTVSFDGFKALNNLSLLVEPGEMRAIIGPNGAGKTTMMDVVTGKTRPDEGEVVFDGKADLTKLDETDIATLGIGRKFQKPTVFENHTVRDNLLLALAGHRSWYRLLLSQPTRAENARLEEILAVIRLADQRHTLGARLSHGQKQWLEIGMLLAQDPKLLLVDEPVAGMTDVETETTAQVLREINRTHSVVVVEHDMSFVRALGVKVTVLHEGSMLAEGTLDQVSADPRVVEVYLGR; encoded by the coding sequence ATGACGGCCAAGAGCACCTCGGCTCTTCTTTATCTCAGCGGCGTCACCGTCTCGTTCGACGGCTTCAAGGCGCTGAACAACCTCTCGCTGCTGGTCGAGCCGGGCGAGATGCGCGCCATCATCGGCCCCAACGGCGCGGGCAAGACGACGATGATGGACGTCGTCACCGGCAAGACACGGCCCGACGAGGGCGAGGTCGTGTTCGACGGCAAGGCCGACCTCACCAAGCTCGACGAAACCGACATCGCCACGTTGGGCATCGGTCGCAAGTTCCAGAAGCCGACCGTGTTCGAGAACCACACCGTGCGCGACAACCTGTTGCTGGCGCTGGCCGGCCACCGGAGCTGGTACCGCCTGCTGCTGTCCCAGCCGACCCGGGCCGAGAATGCGCGACTGGAGGAGATCCTGGCCGTCATCCGGCTCGCCGACCAGCGGCACACGCTGGGCGCGCGGCTGAGCCACGGCCAGAAGCAGTGGCTCGAGATCGGCATGCTGCTGGCGCAGGATCCCAAGCTGCTGCTGGTCGACGAGCCGGTCGCCGGCATGACCGACGTCGAGACCGAGACCACGGCACAGGTGCTGCGCGAGATCAACCGCACGCATTCCGTCGTCGTGGTCGAGCACGACATGAGCTTCGTGCGCGCGCTCGGCGTCAAGGTGACGGTGCTGCACGAGGGGTCGATGCTGGCCGAGGGCACGCTTGACCAGGTCAGCGCCGACCCGCGCGTCGTCGAAGTGTATCTCGGACGCTAG
- a CDS encoding amidohydrolase family protein, which produces MFDLVIRNGTVIDGSGAPRRIADVAVQDGRVAEVGPKLGPGRREIDASGLLVTPGFVDIHTHYDGQATWDPFITPSSWHGVTTTVFGNCGVGFAPVRRGASGYLINLMEGVEDIPGSVLAEGVKFDWESFPDYLDALAAMPRAVDVAAQLPHGALRFYVMGERGADHAEMPDQGEREEMTRLVEEALRAGALGVTTSRTTKHKARDGRFTPSLSAREAELFALADGMRRAGSGVLQVNSDFGPGEFEALDAAAKLAGRPLSCLLVQVDAQPTLWRETLDQIRGVRRTGRAANAQVGSRPIGVIMGLETTVHPFAGHPAWLEMRGLTPAERFARLAGDAALRRRLVEEPAHDGPRAFMADAFHKMFPIGARPDYEPDAATSVKALAERAGRTAREVALEAMMADDGKGLLMLPFENYAYGNLDVVHEMITDDATVLGVADGGAHVGVICDASSPTSLLTLWSRDRSRGPRVPLEFLVAKQARGTAEAYGLRDRGLLAPGHKADINVIDFDSLALRRPEVVYDLPAGGRRLVQRASGYRHTFNSGVETVRDGELTGARPGRLVRGAQTPS; this is translated from the coding sequence ATGTTTGACCTCGTCATCCGAAACGGAACCGTGATCGACGGCTCGGGCGCACCGCGCCGCATCGCCGATGTTGCAGTGCAGGACGGCCGCGTCGCCGAGGTGGGGCCGAAGCTCGGCCCCGGCCGGCGCGAGATCGACGCGTCGGGACTGCTGGTGACGCCGGGCTTCGTCGACATCCACACGCATTACGACGGCCAGGCGACCTGGGATCCCTTCATCACGCCCTCGTCGTGGCACGGTGTGACGACCACCGTGTTCGGCAATTGCGGTGTCGGCTTCGCGCCGGTGCGGCGCGGCGCCTCGGGCTACCTCATCAACCTGATGGAGGGCGTCGAGGACATACCCGGCTCGGTGCTGGCCGAGGGCGTGAAGTTCGACTGGGAATCCTTCCCCGACTATCTCGATGCGCTGGCGGCGATGCCGCGCGCGGTCGACGTGGCGGCGCAGCTGCCGCATGGCGCGTTGCGCTTCTACGTCATGGGCGAGCGTGGCGCCGACCATGCCGAGATGCCCGACCAGGGCGAGCGCGAGGAGATGACGCGGCTCGTGGAGGAGGCGCTGCGCGCCGGCGCGCTCGGCGTCACCACCTCGCGCACGACCAAGCACAAGGCCCGGGACGGCCGCTTCACGCCGTCGCTCTCGGCGCGCGAGGCCGAGCTGTTCGCGCTGGCCGACGGCATGCGGCGCGCCGGCTCGGGCGTGCTGCAGGTCAACTCCGACTTCGGACCGGGCGAGTTCGAGGCGCTCGACGCGGCGGCGAAGCTCGCCGGCCGTCCCCTCTCCTGCCTGCTGGTCCAGGTCGACGCCCAGCCGACGCTGTGGCGCGAGACGCTCGACCAGATCCGCGGCGTGCGCCGCACCGGCCGCGCCGCCAACGCCCAGGTCGGGTCGCGGCCGATCGGCGTCATCATGGGCCTCGAGACGACCGTGCATCCTTTCGCCGGCCATCCGGCCTGGCTCGAGATGCGCGGGCTCACGCCCGCCGAGCGCTTCGCCCGTTTGGCGGGCGACGCGGCGCTGCGCCGCCGCCTGGTCGAGGAGCCGGCGCATGACGGCCCGCGCGCCTTCATGGCCGATGCCTTCCACAAGATGTTCCCGATCGGTGCCCGGCCGGACTACGAGCCCGACGCGGCGACCTCGGTGAAGGCGCTCGCCGAGCGCGCCGGCCGCACGGCCCGGGAGGTGGCGCTCGAGGCGATGATGGCCGACGACGGCAAGGGACTGCTGATGCTGCCCTTCGAGAACTACGCCTACGGCAATCTCGACGTGGTGCACGAGATGATCACGGACGACGCCACCGTGCTGGGCGTGGCCGACGGCGGCGCCCATGTCGGCGTGATCTGCGACGCCTCCTCGCCGACCTCGCTGCTCACCCTGTGGAGCCGCGATCGTTCACGCGGCCCCAGGGTGCCGCTCGAATTCCTGGTGGCCAAGCAGGCGCGCGGCACGGCCGAGGCCTACGGGCTGCGCGACCGCGGCCTGCTGGCGCCCGGCCACAAGGCCGACATCAACGTGATCGATTTCGACTCGCTGGCGCTCAGGCGCCCGGAAGTGGTTTACGACCTGCCGGCCGGCGGCCGCCGCCTGGTGCAGCGCGCCTCGGGCTACCGCCACACCTTCAACTCAGGCGTCGAGACGGTGCGTGACGGCGAGCTGACCGGCGCACGGCCGGGCCGACTGGTGCGCGGCGCCCAGACCCCGTCCTAA
- a CDS encoding urease accessory protein UreF, with protein MADAMADSLYRLLAWLSPAYPIGAFSYSHGIETAVEEGVIKDRATLIAWLDTVLRNGTGCVDGALFAAAWRAATSKDWPLFHAVAERAAAWRGTSEMALESRQQGGSFLSITRTAWPHPDLHEAGDELALPVAVALAAAAHGIALESALGGYLHAFTANLISAAIRSVPLGQSDGQLALAALEGAVRATADAAVAVADLDEVGTATPLLDWCSLRHETQYTRLFRS; from the coding sequence ATGGCGGACGCCATGGCTGATTCGCTCTACCGCCTGCTCGCCTGGCTCTCGCCCGCCTATCCGATCGGCGCCTTCTCCTACAGCCATGGCATCGAGACCGCGGTGGAGGAGGGCGTCATCAAGGATCGCGCCACGCTGATCGCCTGGCTCGACACGGTCCTGCGCAACGGCACGGGCTGCGTCGACGGCGCGCTGTTCGCCGCCGCCTGGCGTGCCGCGACCTCGAAGGACTGGCCTTTGTTCCACGCCGTCGCCGAGCGCGCGGCGGCATGGCGCGGCACATCGGAGATGGCGCTCGAATCGCGCCAGCAGGGCGGCTCGTTCCTGTCGATCACACGCACCGCCTGGCCGCATCCCGATCTGCACGAGGCGGGCGACGAGCTGGCGCTGCCGGTCGCGGTGGCGCTCGCCGCAGCGGCGCACGGCATCGCGCTCGAATCGGCGCTCGGCGGCTACCTGCATGCCTTCACCGCCAACCTGATCTCGGCCGCCATCCGTTCCGTGCCGCTTGGACAAAGCGACGGTCAGCTCGCGCTGGCGGCTCTCGAAGGCGCCGTGCGCGCCACCGCCGATGCGGCCGTGGCCGTCGCCGATCTCGACGAAGTCGGCACGGCCACGCCGTTGCTCGACTGGTGTTCGCTGCGCCACGAGACGCAGTACACCCGGCTTTTCCGCTCGTGA
- the urtB gene encoding urea ABC transporter permease subunit UrtB, which yields MHRLRLFGGLFAAICSLLLAGSVLAADLPTLVGNLTKGGFGDRETAINALAASGEGRAAPVLEALGAGQLYVRKSDQIVVIGKPDGGKLALSEAVSGNPAGSASEGELDRVRVNNRLRGVIEAAVGSLTLMSPEPRVRRGAAESLLKRPDPAALGALDAAIAAEKDARIKAAFAEARAAVLLVSDAPKAQKLDALGVIERRGDREALSVLQGAANNSTDPDVKAAAQAAAASVRQTLAAWGAAQNVWYGISLGSVLLLAAIGLAITFGTMGVINMAHGEMVMLGAYTTFVVQEVIRTSAPHLFDVSLVIALPLAFVVAGAVGIAIERGIIRFLYGRPLDTLLATWGLSLVLQQAVRSIFGSSNREVGAPSWMSGAFQVGQITVTYGRLWIVVFALLVFVALILVLRKTPLGLYMRAVTQNRPMASAMGIRTPRVDALTFGLGSGIAGLAGVALSQIDNVSPNLGQGYIIDSFMVVVFGGVGNLFGTLVGATALGIVNKFLEPYAGAVLGKILVLVFIILFIQRRPRGLFALKGRAVE from the coding sequence ATGCATCGCTTGCGTCTATTCGGGGGTCTGTTCGCGGCGATCTGCTCCCTCCTGCTTGCCGGGTCCGTGCTCGCCGCCGACTTGCCGACCCTCGTCGGCAACCTGACCAAGGGCGGCTTCGGCGACCGCGAGACCGCCATCAATGCCCTCGCCGCATCGGGCGAGGGACGCGCCGCGCCCGTCCTCGAAGCCCTGGGCGCCGGCCAGCTCTACGTCCGCAAGTCCGACCAGATAGTCGTCATCGGCAAGCCCGATGGCGGCAAGCTCGCGTTGAGCGAGGCGGTGTCAGGCAACCCGGCCGGCAGTGCGAGCGAAGGTGAGCTCGATCGGGTGCGCGTGAACAATCGGTTGCGCGGCGTCATCGAGGCGGCCGTCGGGTCGCTCACCCTGATGAGCCCCGAGCCGCGCGTGCGCCGCGGCGCCGCTGAGTCTCTGCTCAAGCGCCCTGATCCGGCGGCGCTCGGTGCGCTCGACGCCGCCATTGCGGCCGAGAAGGACGCCAGGATCAAGGCGGCATTCGCCGAGGCGCGGGCCGCAGTCCTGCTCGTCTCAGACGCGCCCAAGGCCCAGAAGCTCGACGCGCTTGGCGTGATCGAGCGCCGAGGAGACCGCGAGGCGCTCTCCGTGCTGCAGGGCGCCGCCAACAATTCAACCGATCCGGACGTCAAGGCGGCGGCCCAGGCGGCGGCGGCCTCGGTGCGCCAGACGCTCGCCGCCTGGGGGGCGGCGCAGAACGTCTGGTACGGCATCTCGCTCGGTTCCGTCCTGCTTCTCGCCGCCATTGGCCTCGCCATCACTTTTGGCACCATGGGCGTGATCAACATGGCGCATGGCGAGATGGTGATGCTGGGCGCCTACACCACCTTCGTCGTTCAGGAGGTGATCCGCACGTCGGCGCCGCACCTGTTCGACGTGTCGCTCGTCATCGCGCTGCCGCTCGCCTTCGTGGTGGCCGGTGCCGTCGGCATCGCCATCGAGCGCGGCATCATCCGCTTCCTCTACGGCCGTCCGCTCGACACGCTGCTCGCCACCTGGGGCCTCTCGCTGGTCCTGCAGCAGGCCGTGCGCTCGATCTTCGGCTCGTCCAACCGCGAGGTCGGTGCTCCGTCCTGGATGTCGGGCGCCTTCCAGGTCGGCCAGATCACAGTGACCTACGGTCGCCTCTGGATCGTGGTCTTCGCCCTCCTGGTGTTCGTCGCCCTGATCCTGGTGTTGCGCAAGACGCCGCTCGGCCTCTACATGCGCGCCGTCACCCAGAACCGGCCGATGGCCTCGGCCATGGGCATCCGAACGCCGCGCGTCGATGCGCTGACCTTCGGTCTGGGCTCCGGCATCGCCGGCCTGGCCGGCGTGGCGCTGAGCCAGATCGACAATGTCAGCCCCAATCTCGGTCAGGGCTACATCATCGATTCCTTCATGGTGGTGGTGTTCGGCGGCGTCGGCAACCTGTTCGGTACGCTGGTGGGCGCGACGGCACTGGGCATCGTCAACAAATTCCTCGAACCCTACGCCGGCGCGGTGCTGGGCAAGATCCTGGTGCTGGTGTTCATCATCCTGTTCATCCAGCGACGGCCGCGCGGGTTGTTTGCGCTGAAGGGACGCGCGGTGGAATGA
- the urtC gene encoding urea ABC transporter permease subunit UrtC gives MITRFLIQGMDRKLQLFVLLVLAIGIVLPLLNQFVPPASPFHVPAWVLQLIGKYLCYAALALAVDLVWGYCGILTLGHAAFFALGGYCMGMYLMRQIGSRGVYGNPVLPDFMVFLNYKTLPWFWHGFDMFWFAAVMVVLVPSVLALALGWFAFRSRVTGVYLSIITQAMTFALMLAFFRNDMGLGGNNGLTDFKDILGFSVQADGTRAALCFASALMVAAFLVMSAAVVGSRFGKALTAVRDAESRMRFLGYRVEGYKLFVFVLSAAMAGVAGALYVPQVGIINPSEFSPGNSIEAVLWVAVGGRGTLIGPVVGAFLVNWAKTYLTGAIPEIWLFALGALFIAVTLFLPKGVVGLWGQIRGRKARAGAT, from the coding sequence ATGATCACGCGATTCCTGATCCAGGGCATGGACCGCAAGCTCCAGCTCTTCGTGCTGTTGGTGCTGGCGATCGGCATCGTGCTGCCGCTGTTGAACCAGTTCGTGCCGCCCGCCAGCCCGTTCCACGTGCCGGCCTGGGTGCTGCAACTCATCGGCAAGTACCTCTGCTATGCCGCGCTGGCGCTCGCCGTCGATCTGGTGTGGGGCTATTGCGGCATACTCACGCTCGGCCATGCCGCGTTCTTCGCGCTCGGCGGCTACTGCATGGGCATGTATCTGATGCGCCAGATCGGCAGCCGCGGCGTCTACGGCAACCCGGTCCTGCCCGACTTCATGGTGTTCCTGAACTACAAGACGCTGCCTTGGTTCTGGCACGGCTTCGACATGTTCTGGTTCGCCGCCGTCATGGTCGTGCTGGTGCCGAGCGTGCTCGCCCTCGCGCTCGGCTGGTTCGCCTTCAGAAGTCGCGTCACCGGCGTCTATCTCTCGATCATCACCCAGGCGATGACGTTTGCCCTGATGCTGGCCTTCTTCAGGAACGACATGGGACTGGGCGGCAACAACGGCCTGACCGACTTCAAGGACATCCTCGGCTTCTCCGTGCAGGCCGACGGCACGCGCGCCGCGCTCTGCTTCGCCTCGGCGCTGATGGTCGCCGCCTTCCTGGTGATGTCGGCCGCGGTGGTCGGCTCGCGCTTCGGCAAGGCGCTGACGGCGGTGCGCGACGCGGAAAGCCGCATGCGTTTCCTTGGCTACCGCGTGGAGGGCTACAAGCTCTTCGTCTTCGTCCTGTCGGCGGCCATGGCGGGTGTCGCCGGCGCGCTTTACGTGCCGCAGGTCGGCATCATCAACCCCAGCGAATTCTCGCCCGGCAACTCCATCGAGGCGGTGCTGTGGGTCGCCGTCGGCGGCCGCGGCACGCTGATCGGACCGGTGGTCGGCGCCTTCCTGGTCAATTGGGCGAAGACCTACCTGACCGGCGCCATCCCGGAGATCTGGTTGTTCGCACTGGGGGCCCTGTTCATCGCGGTGACGTTGTTCCTGCCCAAGGGTGTGGTCGGCCTGTGGGGCCAGATTCGTGGTCGCAAAGCCAGGGCCGGCGCGACATGA
- a CDS encoding HupE/UreJ family protein — protein sequence MLRIVGLSVALLFAGSPAMAHSGHAASGFAHPFTGIDHLLAMVGTGMWAAFLATKRPSAAYLVPLAFVTMMALGAAAGFAGTKLPFVEAGIVASVFLVGGLAAAAVRLPVNIAMIVVGLFAILHGYAHALEAPGSDTGRYVLGFLLATAALHAIGLGLGMAAQRLVGDFGMRTLGGLIVAGGAFILAAH from the coding sequence ATGTTGCGTATCGTCGGTCTCAGTGTCGCCCTGCTCTTCGCCGGAAGTCCGGCCATGGCGCATTCGGGCCATGCGGCCTCGGGGTTCGCGCACCCCTTCACGGGGATCGATCACCTGTTGGCGATGGTCGGCACCGGCATGTGGGCGGCATTCCTGGCGACGAAGCGTCCGTCGGCAGCCTACCTCGTTCCGCTGGCGTTCGTGACGATGATGGCTTTGGGGGCAGCTGCCGGATTTGCAGGCACAAAACTGCCTTTTGTAGAAGCGGGGATTGTCGCTTCCGTTTTCTTGGTGGGTGGCCTCGCCGCCGCCGCCGTCCGGCTGCCGGTGAACATCGCCATGATCGTGGTGGGGCTGTTTGCCATCCTCCACGGCTATGCCCACGCGCTCGAGGCCCCCGGATCGGACACGGGCCGCTATGTGCTGGGCTTCCTGCTGGCCACCGCCGCGCTCCATGCCATCGGCCTGGGGCTCGGTATGGCAGCACAACGGCTTGTGGGCGACTTCGGCATGCGCACCCTGGGTGGCCTGATCGTTGCCGGTGGCGCCTTCATTCTAGCGGCTCACTAA
- the urtA gene encoding urea ABC transporter substrate-binding protein — protein sequence MKLGSMIRTGLVAAGLVAGAATGAFAQGAPIKIGILHSLSGTMAISETTLKDVMLMLIEEQNKKGGVLGRKLEAVVVDPASNWPLFAEKARELLQKEKVAAVFGCWTSVSRKSVLPVFEELNGLLFYPVQYEGEESQRNVFYTGAAPNQQAIPAVDYLMENEKVQRWVLAGTDYVYPRTTNKILEAYLKAKGVKQEDIMINYTPFGHSDWQSIVAEIKKFGSAGKKTAVVSTINGDANVPFYKELGNAGIKAKDIPVVAFSVGEEELAGVDTKPLVGHLAAWNYFQSVKNPTNEAFIKTWQTFTKNPKRVTNDPMEAHVIGFAMWVEAVKKAGTTDPDAVIDAIIGVSVPNLSGGYSTMMPNHHITKPVLIGEIQANGQFDVVWQTSGLVVGDEWSDYLPDSKDLIADWRKPMNCGNFNVATGKCGGKGK from the coding sequence ATGAAGTTGGGTTCGATGATTCGGACGGGGCTCGTCGCGGCCGGCCTGGTGGCCGGCGCCGCGACCGGCGCGTTCGCGCAGGGGGCGCCGATCAAGATCGGCATCCTTCATTCTCTGTCGGGCACCATGGCGATCAGCGAGACCACGCTGAAGGACGTCATGCTGATGCTGATCGAGGAGCAGAACAAGAAGGGCGGCGTGCTGGGCCGCAAGCTCGAAGCCGTCGTCGTGGATCCGGCGTCGAACTGGCCGCTGTTCGCCGAGAAGGCGCGCGAACTCCTGCAGAAGGAGAAGGTCGCGGCGGTGTTCGGTTGCTGGACTTCGGTCAGCCGCAAGTCGGTGCTGCCGGTGTTCGAGGAGCTGAACGGCCTGCTGTTCTACCCGGTGCAGTACGAGGGCGAGGAGAGCCAGCGCAACGTCTTCTACACAGGCGCGGCGCCGAACCAGCAGGCGATTCCGGCCGTCGACTACCTGATGGAGAACGAGAAGGTGCAGCGCTGGGTCCTGGCCGGCACCGACTACGTCTATCCGCGCACGACCAACAAGATCCTCGAGGCGTATCTCAAGGCAAAGGGCGTCAAGCAGGAAGACATCATGATCAACTACACGCCGTTCGGTCACTCCGACTGGCAGTCGATCGTGGCGGAGATCAAGAAGTTCGGCTCGGCCGGCAAGAAGACGGCGGTCGTTTCGACCATCAACGGCGATGCCAACGTGCCGTTCTACAAGGAGCTGGGCAACGCCGGCATCAAGGCCAAGGACATCCCGGTCGTCGCCTTCTCGGTCGGCGAGGAGGAACTCGCGGGCGTCGACACCAAGCCCCTGGTCGGCCACCTCGCCGCCTGGAACTACTTCCAGTCGGTCAAGAACCCGACCAACGAAGCCTTCATCAAGACCTGGCAGACCTTCACCAAGAATCCCAAGCGCGTGACCAACGACCCGATGGAAGCCCATGTGATCGGCTTCGCCATGTGGGTCGAGGCGGTGAAGAAGGCCGGCACGACCGATCCCGACGCGGTGATCGATGCCATCATCGGCGTGTCGGTGCCGAACCTGTCGGGCGGCTACTCGACCATGATGCCGAACCATCACATCACCAAGCCGGTCCTGATCGGCGAGATCCAGGCCAACGGCCAGTTTGACGTGGTGTGGCAGACTTCCGGCTTGGTCGTCGGCGACGAGTGGTCCGACTACCTGCCGGACTCCAAGGACCTGATCGCCGATTGGCGCAAGCCCATGAACTGCGGCAACTTCAACGTCGCCACGGGCAAGTGCGGCGGCAAGGGCAAGTAG